The Chloroflexota bacterium genomic sequence CGCTGGACATGGTCCTGGGCTGCTTCTACCTCACCACCGTCCGCAAGGGCGCCAAGGGCGAAGGGCGCAAGTTCGCCGCCCCGGCCGATGCCCGCCTCATGTACGACCTGGGGGATATTGACCTCCAGGCGGAGATTCAGGTCCGGGGCCTCCAGGGCATCGAAGGCTACCTCAAGACCAGCGTCGGCCGCGTCATCTTCAACCAGACCATCCCGGCGGAAGCTAACCTGCCCTACCTCAACAAGGTCATGGACAAGCGCGAGCTCAAGGAGACCGTGGGCCTCTGCTACCAGGCCCTGGGCAATGCCAGCACCGCTGCCATGCTGGATGCCGTCAAGAAGCTCGGCTTCCGCTTCGCCACCCAGTCCGGCGCCACCATCGCCATCAACGACATCATCGTTCCCGATGTGAAAAAGAAGATCCTGGACGATGCGGATAAGGAAATCCTGGCCCTGGACAAGCAGTTCCAGCGCGGCCTGATCACCCAGGAAGAGCGCTACCGCGAAGCCGTGAAGATCTGGACCCGCGCCTCCGAGGACATGGAGAAGATCATCAAGGAGCGCATGCCCACCTACGGCTCCATCTACATGATGGCCACCTCCGGCGCCAAGGGCAACATCGCCCAGGTGAAGCAGATGGCCGGCATGCGCGGCCTCATGACCGACCCCCGAGGCCGCATCATCGAGCTGCCCATCAAGGCCAGCTTCCGCGAGGGCCTCTCCGTCCTCGAATACTTCATCTCCACCCACGGCGCGCGCAAGGGGTTGGCCGATACGGCTCTCCGCACCGCCGATTCCGGCTACCTCACCCGCCGCTTGATTGACGTCGCCCAAGACGTCATCGTCCTCGCCGGCGATTGCAGCACCATGGAGGGCGTCTGGATCACGGACCGCCCGGATAAGCCCCTCATGGGCAAGTTCGAAGATCGCATCGTCGGCCGCATGGCCGCCTCTGCCATCGCCAATCCCGTGACGGGCGAAGTGATGGTGGAGCGCAACCAAGAGATCACGGAGGCCGTTGCCAAGACCCTCGGCGCGGCCCTCAAGGAGTATCGCGCCAAGCAGCTCAAGGCCGCCAGGGTTCCGGAAGCGGAACTGGGCATCGCCGCCAGCTGGGTCGACTCCGTCAAGTACCTGGTGGACAAGAAGAACATGTCTGAAGAGGAAGCCAATAACGTCGTCGGCGTGGAGCATGCCCGCGTCTACGTCCGCTCGCCCCTCACCTGCGGCGCCAAGCGCGGCGTCTGCCAGCACTGCTACGGCCGCAGCCTTGCCCGAGGCCGCCTGGTGCAAGAGGGCGAGGCCGTCGGCATCATCGCCGCCCAGAGCATCGGCGAGCCCGGCACCCAGCTCACCATGCGCACCTTCCACACCGGCGGCGTGGCCGGCGTGGACATCACCAGCGGTCTCCCCCGCGTGGAAGAGCTCTTCGAGGCCCGCTCCCCCAAGGGTCAGGCCATCGTGGCCGAGATTGACGGGCGCGTGGAGGTCCAGGAGTCCGATGAGGGCCGCCGCATCTCCATCGTCCACACGGAGACCTACACGGACGAGTACGATATCCCCGCAGGCTTCAAGGCCGCCGTCACGGACGGCACCATGGTGGAGGTCGGCACCGTCCTTGCCGATAAGGGCAAGAAATCGGACGACCAGATCACCGCGCGCATCGCAGGCAAGGCCTCGGTCAAGGGCAAGAAGGTCTCCATCTCCTATGAGGAGAACGACGAGCGCCACTACGCCCTGCCCGCCGCCGCCCGTCTCATCGTGAAACCCGGCCAGAATGTCCGCGCCGGCGACCGCATCACGGAAGGCCCCGTCAACCCGCAAGACATCCTCCGCATCCTGGGCCGCGACCAGGTCCAGGAGTACATGGTGGAAGAGGTGCAGAAGGTCTACCGCGCCCAGGGCGTGACGATCAACGACAAGCACATCGAGATCATCGTCCGCCAGATGCTGCGCAAGGTCCGCGTGGACACCCCCGGCGATACGGAGCTTCTGCCCGGCCAGCTCCTGGACCGCTTCGCCTTCGAGGAGGTCAACGCCAAGATCGTCTCCGAAGGCGGCGAGCCTGCCACGGCCCAGCCCGTCCTTCTGGGCGTCACCAAGGCCTCCCTCAACACGGAGAGCTTCCTGGCCGCCGCCTCCTTCCAAGAGACCACCCGCATCCTAACCGAGGCCGCCGTCAGCGGCGCGGTTGACCACCTCCTTGGCCCCAAGGAGAACGTTATCATCGGCCGCCTCATCCCGGCACGTTCCCAGGAAGTCCAGGCCGAGCTGGCCAAGCCCAGCCCCGCCCTCTCCATGCTGGAAGGCAACCTCCAGCCCATCGGCGAAGGCCTGGATATGAGCCTGGGCAAGCTGGCTGAAGAGGCCGCCGGCGCAGGCGACGACGACCTGGACGACATTGATGACGACGAGGATGATGACGACGACCTGACGGACGAGGCGGATGGGCGGGTCTTTGACCCTGCCGAGGAGAAGAAGGACCGCATCTTCGATCCCGGCGAATAATCGCAGAAGGCACGGGCGGCCCCGGACCTCCGGGGCCGCCCTTTCTTTCCCCTATGAACGAACTGAAAGAGCAGATACGCCAGCTTCGCGAACGCATCCACGGCCACGTGGTGCGGCTTTGACCTGGCCGCCAAAGAGAAAGAGCTCCAGGAGCTAGAAAGTCGCTCCGCGGCCCCCGATTTCTGGTCCTCCCCTGAGCAGGCGCGCCTCCAGATGCGCCGCCTCGCCGACCTCCGGGAGACGGTCTCCACCTGGCGCAAGGTGGAGAAGGACTCCGCCTCCTTCGATGAGATGCTGGAGCTTGCCGAGGGCGATAAGTCCTTCCAGGTTAACCTGGAGCAGGAGGTCGCCCGCTTCGCTGATGCCCTCAACAAGCTGGAGGTCGAAGTCGCCTTCCAGGGGCCCTTCGATAACCGCAGCGCCATCGTCTCCTTCCACGCGGGCGCAGGCGGCACCGAGTCCCAGGACTGGGCTGAGATGCTGATGCGCATGATCCTCCGCTGGGCAGAGCGCCGCGGCTTCCAGACCACCATCCTGGACCTCAACGCCGGTGAAGAGGCCGGCATCAAGAGCGCCCAGATCGAAGTCAAGGGCAAGTACGCCTACGGCTACCTGAAATCGGAAAAGGGGACCCACCGCCTGGTGCGTCTCTCCCCTTTCGATGCCGACCACGCGCGGCATACCTCCTTCGCCCTGGTGGAGGTGATGCCGGAGGCGGAGGGCGATGTGGACGTGAAGGTGAACCCCAACGACCTCCGCATAGATATCTTCCACTCAGGCGGCAAGGGCGGGCAGAACGTCCAGAAGGTCGCCACGGCGGTGCGCATCGTCCATATCCCGACGGGCACCACCGTCAGCGTTCAGAACGAGCGCTCCCAGCGCCAGAACAAGGAGGCGGCCATGACCATCCTCATGTCCCGCCTCATGCAGCTGGAGCTCGCCAAGCGCGCCGAGGAGCAGGCCCAGATCAAGGGAGAGTACGTTCCCGCTGAGTTCGGCAACCGCATCCGCAGCTACGTCCTCCACCCCTATAAGCAGGTGAAGGACCACCGGACCGACTACGAGACCTCCAACGCCGAAGCCGTCCTGGACGGCGACCTGGACGGCTTCATGACGGCCTACCTCCGCTCCCGCATCGGCGCGTCATAGGCCCTTTGTGCGTGCCTTTTCTCCTGGTGTGCTGGCCTCAGGCCGCACCGGGGTGGGTGGCCTGGATTGCTCTTTGCGGGTGGCATTCGCCCTTGAGCCTTCGGGCTTGGCTGAGCCGCGCCCCTACCTGGAATGACGTTACCCTAGGCAACAGCCGATTCTCCTGGTAGGGGGTCGGCCTCAGGCCGCACCGGGGTGGGTGGCACTGGATTGCTCTTTGTGGGTGGCATTCGCCCTTGAGCCTTCGGGCTTG encodes the following:
- the rpoC gene encoding DNA-directed RNA polymerase subunit beta' → MPETNDFNAIRISLASPEQIRNWSYGEVTKPETINYRTLKPEKDGLFCERIFGPTKDFECYCGKYKRVRYKGIICDRCGVEVARSKVRRERMGHIELAAPVSHIWFAKGTPTRIGLLLDLSPRSLERVLYFAQYVVTAVDEEKRKKILEGLEEELKGKNQDTGKDVQDKIAETAKANQKTLAELEEKRKAIEKEVDAELKAAEKEMEKTAGEVKKELQATMGEKPEAAIEFYGKMIAGKSSKVDADNLEVLANRKEAKLAELRKEYAGIKEERTEDVEALIEAHKDSATRESNKMRRELDEKRRLAEDERQAALGEVEEIRPRMLLPENRFRELRDKYGDFFKAAMGAEAVLDLLTGLDLEKLKESLGGEIHSTSGQRRKKATKMLRVVESFRKSGNDPAWMVLRVLPVLPPDLRPMVQLDGGRFATSDLNDLYRRTINRNNRLRRLLELGAPEIIIRNEKRMLQEAVDALIDNGRRGRAIEGSHNHRLKSLSDMLRGKQGRFRQNLLGKRVDYSGRSVIVVGPDLALNQCGLPKKMALELFKPLVMHRLVALGLAHNIKSAKRMVERVRPEVWDVLEDVIKNRPVLLNRAPTLHRLGIQAFQPVLVEGSAIQIHPLVCAAFNADFDGDQMAVHVPLSRAAVMEAKKLMMSTNNMLSPSSGEPVVAPTLDMVLGCFYLTTVRKGAKGEGRKFAAPADARLMYDLGDIDLQAEIQVRGLQGIEGYLKTSVGRVIFNQTIPAEANLPYLNKVMDKRELKETVGLCYQALGNASTAAMLDAVKKLGFRFATQSGATIAINDIIVPDVKKKILDDADKEILALDKQFQRGLITQEERYREAVKIWTRASEDMEKIIKERMPTYGSIYMMATSGAKGNIAQVKQMAGMRGLMTDPRGRIIELPIKASFREGLSVLEYFISTHGARKGLADTALRTADSGYLTRRLIDVAQDVIVLAGDCSTMEGVWITDRPDKPLMGKFEDRIVGRMAASAIANPVTGEVMVERNQEITEAVAKTLGAALKEYRAKQLKAARVPEAELGIAASWVDSVKYLVDKKNMSEEEANNVVGVEHARVYVRSPLTCGAKRGVCQHCYGRSLARGRLVQEGEAVGIIAAQSIGEPGTQLTMRTFHTGGVAGVDITSGLPRVEELFEARSPKGQAIVAEIDGRVEVQESDEGRRISIVHTETYTDEYDIPAGFKAAVTDGTMVEVGTVLADKGKKSDDQITARIAGKASVKGKKVSISYEENDERHYALPAAARLIVKPGQNVRAGDRITEGPVNPQDILRILGRDQVQEYMVEEVQKVYRAQGVTINDKHIEIIVRQMLRKVRVDTPGDTELLPGQLLDRFAFEEVNAKIVSEGGEPATAQPVLLGVTKASLNTESFLAAASFQETTRILTEAAVSGAVDHLLGPKENVIIGRLIPARSQEVQAELAKPSPALSMLEGNLQPIGEGLDMSLGKLAEEAAGAGDDDLDDIDDDEDDDDDLTDEADGRVFDPAEEKKDRIFDPGE
- a CDS encoding peptide chain release factor 2 (programmed frameshift) — protein: MKEQIRQLRERIHATWCGFDLAAKEKELQELESRSAAPDFWSSPEQARLQMRRLADLRETVSTWRKVEKDSASFDEMLELAEGDKSFQVNLEQEVARFADALNKLEVEVAFQGPFDNRSAIVSFHAGAGGTESQDWAEMLMRMILRWAERRGFQTTILDLNAGEEAGIKSAQIEVKGKYAYGYLKSEKGTHRLVRLSPFDADHARHTSFALVEVMPEAEGDVDVKVNPNDLRIDIFHSGGKGGQNVQKVATAVRIVHIPTGTTVSVQNERSQRQNKEAAMTILMSRLMQLELAKRAEEQAQIKGEYVPAEFGNRIRSYVLHPYKQVKDHRTDYETSNAEAVLDGDLDGFMTAYLRSRIGAS